A single window of Ovis aries strain OAR_USU_Benz2616 breed Rambouillet chromosome 24, ARS-UI_Ramb_v3.0, whole genome shotgun sequence DNA harbors:
- the RHBDD2 gene encoding rhomboid domain-containing protein 2 — protein MAVSEPGYRSWSLRPEVPSATFFTALLSLLVSGPRLFLLQQPLAPSGLSLRSEALHNWQVYRLVTYIFVYENPVSLLCGAIVIWRFAGNFERTVGTVRHCFFTLVFAVICAIIFLSFEAVSSLSKLGEVEDARGFTPVAFAMLGVSCVRSRMRRALVFGMVVPSLVVPWLLLCASWLIPQTSFLSNVCGLGIGLAYGFTYCFSFDVPEQVAMKLDQKFPFSLMRRISMFKYISGSSAERRAAQSRKLNPVPGSYPTQSGHPHLTPNHPAAQMQHASGQKLAAWPSCAPGHMPSLPPYQPASGLCYVQNHFGTTPNSSGVYPASAGASLGVQPPAPLNCPGTVYSGALATPAATGSKECSRVLMP, from the exons ATGGCGGTCTCGGAGCCCGGGTACCGAAGCTGGTCCTTGCGGCCCGAGGTGCCATCCGCCACCTTCTTCACCGCGCTGCTCTCGCTGCTGGTATCCGGGCCCCGTCTGTTCCTGCTGCAGCAGCCCCTGGCGCCCTCGGGTCTCTCGCTGCGGTCCGAGGCCCTGCACAACTGGCAAG TTTACAGGCTCGTGACTTACATCTTTGTCTACGAGAATCCCGTCTCCTTGCTCTGCGGAGCCATCGTCATCTGGCGCTTTGCTGGCAACTTTGAGAGAACCGTGGGCACCGTCCGCCACTGCTTCTTTACTCTGGTCTTCGCCGTCATCTGCGCCATCATCTTCCTGTCATTTGAAGCTGTGTCATCGCTGTCAAAGCTCGGGGAGGTGGAGGACGCTCGCGGTTTCACCCCCGTGGCTTTTGCCATGCTGGGAGTCAGCTGCGTCCGCTCTCGGATGAGACGGGCCCTGGTGTTCGGCATGGTGGTGCCCTCGCTGGTGGTGCCGTGGCTCCTGCTCTGTGCCTCCTGGCTCATTCCCCAGACCTCCTTCCTCAGTAACGTCTGTGGCCTGGGAATCGGGCTCGCGT ATGGCTTCACCTACTGCTTCTCCTTTGACGTCCCAGAGCAAGTTGCCATGAAGCTCGACCAGAAGTTCCCCTTCAGCCTGATGAGGAGGATTTCGATGTTCAAGTACATCTCCGGCTCTTCAGCCGAAAGGAGGGCAGCCCAAAGCCGAAA GCTGAACCCTGTGCCCGGCTCCTACCCCACGCAGAGCGGCCACCCTCACCTGACCCCAAATCACCCTGCCGCCCAGATGCAGCACGCCAGTGGCCAGAAACTGGCGGCCTGGCCATCGTGTGCTCCTGGGCACATGCCCAGCCTGCCTCCATACCAGCCTGCCTCCGGCCTGTGCTATGTGCAGAATCATTTTGGCACAACCCCCAACTCCTCGGGTGTCTACCCAGCTTCCGCGGGTGCCTCCCTGGGAgtccagccccctgcccccctcAATTGCCCCGGCACCGTGTATTCCGGGGCTCTGGCCACTCCAGCGGCCACAGGCTCTAAGGAGTGCTCAAGGGTCCTGATGCCCTGA